The Candidatus Thermoplasmatota archaeon genome includes a window with the following:
- the pheT gene encoding phenylalanine--tRNA ligase subunit beta yields the protein MPVINFSYSDLCELMGRDVPKEVIRERLPMIGADMKSLEDSSDDASFEFFPDRPDLYSVEGIARAMKAFLGFEPGLRSYAVGECDVDLHVDPSVNEVRPFIWSALVEGNEITDPLIRSIMDLQEKLHLTLGRNRRKVAIGIHDFRTVKPPFTYKAVLPDEISFVPLQGSKRMTPAQILKEHEKGMAYAFVLEGKTRYPMIVDREGEVLSFPPIINGVTTAITEDTKDIFVDCTGTDLNAVTYAVNILTTALAERGGRVKTVRIHQDGKTVFAPDLKPREMTLDLKYANQWNGTALNDNEVMDCLRRMGYGTSTGKNGIQVLIPRYRADILHPVDLAEDAAIGHGFERFGNILPKHATFGVEDTMIAFSKSVKEIMLGFGYFEVVSLSLSNPRDQYVSMNLEDDKKAVRVRNPVSEDHVLVRTSLVPSLMNMLRKNKHRELPQRMFEVGEVVLGGTNKTLMAGVSIHARASFTEVKSLVQSVLSSMSVPIEVTANDHPSFIKGRCASVASGQAQLGYFGEVAPSTIEAFELKYPTVAFELDLEKIFGLRSSPRGQ from the coding sequence ATGCCAGTCATCAACTTCAGTTACTCCGACCTGTGCGAACTCATGGGTCGCGATGTCCCCAAGGAGGTCATCCGGGAGAGGCTACCGATGATAGGGGCGGACATGAAATCCCTTGAGGATTCGTCCGACGACGCCTCGTTCGAGTTCTTCCCCGACAGGCCGGACCTCTACTCGGTCGAAGGCATTGCCAGAGCCATGAAGGCGTTCCTAGGGTTTGAGCCCGGGCTCAGGTCGTACGCCGTCGGGGAGTGCGACGTGGACCTGCATGTGGATCCATCCGTCAATGAGGTTAGACCGTTCATATGGTCCGCGCTAGTAGAGGGGAACGAGATCACAGATCCCTTGATACGGTCGATTATGGACCTTCAGGAGAAGCTGCATCTGACCCTGGGACGCAACAGGCGCAAGGTGGCGATAGGCATCCACGATTTCAGGACGGTCAAGCCGCCCTTCACTTACAAGGCGGTCCTTCCCGACGAGATCTCCTTCGTGCCACTTCAGGGCTCGAAGAGGATGACCCCTGCTCAGATCCTCAAGGAGCACGAGAAAGGGATGGCATACGCCTTCGTTCTCGAAGGGAAGACGCGGTATCCTATGATAGTTGACAGGGAAGGCGAGGTCCTCTCATTCCCTCCAATCATCAACGGGGTGACCACGGCCATCACAGAAGATACCAAAGACATATTCGTCGACTGCACGGGCACCGATCTGAATGCAGTCACGTACGCCGTGAACATACTGACCACTGCCCTTGCTGAGCGCGGAGGAAGGGTCAAGACGGTCAGGATACACCAGGACGGCAAGACCGTATTTGCACCCGATCTGAAACCCAGAGAGATGACCCTCGACCTGAAGTACGCTAACCAATGGAACGGCACGGCCCTGAACGACAACGAGGTTATGGATTGCCTGAGGCGCATGGGCTACGGGACGAGCACTGGAAAGAACGGCATCCAGGTTCTTATCCCGAGGTACAGGGCGGACATCCTGCACCCTGTGGACCTTGCGGAGGATGCCGCAATCGGGCACGGCTTCGAGCGGTTCGGGAACATCCTGCCCAAGCACGCCACTTTCGGCGTCGAGGACACGATGATTGCGTTCTCGAAGTCCGTCAAGGAGATAATGCTCGGATTCGGTTACTTCGAGGTCGTCTCCCTTTCACTGTCTAATCCCCGGGACCAATACGTCTCTATGAACCTGGAGGACGACAAGAAAGCGGTAAGAGTACGGAATCCGGTAAGTGAGGATCATGTCCTGGTGAGGACATCTCTTGTGCCGAGTCTGATGAACATGCTGAGAAAGAACAAGCACAGAGAACTCCCCCAGAGGATGTTCGAGGTAGGCGAGGTCGTCCTGGGAGGCACCAACAAGACGTTGATGGCAGGCGTGTCTATCCACGCCAGGGCCAGTTTCACAGAGGTCAAGTCATTGGTGCAGTCCGTTCTATCTAGCATGAGCGTCCCCATCGAAGTAACCGCGAACGATCATCCTAGCTTCATCAAGGGAAGATGCGCATCTGTTGCTTCTGGCCAGGCGCAACTCGGATACTTCGGTGAGGTTGCTCCCTCCACGATCGAAGCGTTCGAGCTCAAGTATCCCACGGTCGCATTCGAGTTGGACCTGGAGAAGATCTTCGGGCTGCGCTCATCACCGCGCGGACAGTGA
- a CDS encoding AAA family ATPase, translating into MVLLRDQRHTMIKDKVKTGAPGLDDMLEGGLIPGRAYVVSGTSGTGKTTLAMQFLLEGARCGERVVYVSIDEPPNEVKQNMGAFGWDIGRIQVFDATPDVMNYDKTPVRDVSTERKVVYFSDIGPGIRQTSDRNPVDMTISTLQEILKQEMRARKYSRIVVDSITSLRYFYIRTSEENTTLMSFFRLLSDLGVTALLTVQLPEISKPDVEVHVARGDIRLHKWFDGRGLMRGITVEKYRGSSHDQRLRMMKISSAGIDVKTQAPEKREEASDEESPHVAGSADLPEPPPPSDEALAPPAEPTPAQPTGQSPPSELHPKPVVHLKDGGGI; encoded by the coding sequence TTGGTTCTTCTCAGAGACCAGAGGCATACGATGATCAAGGATAAGGTCAAGACTGGGGCCCCAGGACTTGACGATATGCTGGAGGGCGGCCTCATACCAGGAAGGGCTTACGTTGTCTCAGGTACCTCTGGGACCGGTAAGACCACTTTGGCGATGCAGTTCCTTCTCGAGGGCGCTAGATGCGGAGAGCGGGTCGTTTACGTCTCGATAGACGAGCCCCCAAACGAGGTCAAGCAGAACATGGGCGCGTTTGGCTGGGACATAGGCAGGATCCAGGTGTTCGACGCCACCCCCGATGTGATGAACTATGACAAGACCCCGGTCAGGGACGTTTCCACCGAGCGAAAGGTAGTGTATTTCTCTGACATCGGTCCCGGGATAAGGCAGACATCTGATAGAAACCCCGTCGATATGACCATCAGCACTCTCCAGGAGATTCTGAAGCAGGAGATGAGGGCGAGGAAGTACTCAAGGATCGTTGTCGACTCGATCACCTCGCTCAGATACTTCTACATCAGGACGAGCGAAGAGAATACAACGCTGATGTCGTTCTTCAGGCTGCTTTCCGATTTGGGCGTCACGGCCCTTCTCACCGTGCAGCTGCCTGAGATATCGAAACCCGATGTCGAAGTGCATGTGGCGCGAGGCGATATCAGGCTCCATAAGTGGTTCGACGGGAGAGGGTTGATGAGGGGCATCACAGTGGAAAAATACAGGGGCTCGTCCCACGACCAGAGGCTCCGTATGATGAAGATCTCCTCCGCCGGAATCGATGTCAAGACACAGGCCCCGGAGAAACGCGAGGAAGCATCTGATGAAGAGAGTCCGCATGTAGCAGGCTCCGCGGATCTCCCCGAACCGCCTCCGCCATCAGACGAGGCGCTAGCCCCGCCTGCAGAACCGACGCCCGCACAGCCTACTGGCCAGAGTCCTCCCTCCGAACTCCATCCGAAACCTGTGGTGCATCTCAAGGACGGTGGTGGGATATGA
- a CDS encoding AAA family ATPase: MKPSTDERVSTGVPGIDDMLKGGLISGRPYVVSGTTGSGKTILAVQFLHQGVKQGERALLVAIDEPPQEIRENVRALGWDVGKIRILDVHPAAKAYSKRVSLVEVAAQRSVGSLRDAGPSAKTEAMKAASPDVSVQSLQLMLKQELHEIQYSRVVIDSLTSLKKLSESMGDANSSIMSLLRYLSESGVTSLIITDLPDPTELEPEMFICRGEIRLHKRMVANRIDRCVTIEKFRGSPHDPMPRPMSISDTGISVDSNKKIPKASLRMLQAFTQYAR; encoded by the coding sequence ATGAAGCCGAGCACCGATGAGCGGGTCAGCACTGGGGTCCCTGGAATCGATGATATGCTCAAGGGAGGTCTCATCTCGGGAAGGCCGTACGTCGTCTCCGGCACGACCGGGAGCGGGAAGACCATTTTGGCAGTTCAATTCCTCCATCAGGGTGTGAAGCAGGGCGAGCGGGCGCTGCTCGTTGCCATAGACGAGCCTCCTCAGGAGATAAGGGAGAATGTGCGGGCGCTCGGATGGGACGTCGGCAAGATCAGGATCCTGGACGTGCATCCAGCGGCAAAGGCCTACAGCAAGCGCGTCTCGCTCGTCGAGGTTGCAGCTCAGAGGAGCGTCGGCTCTCTTCGAGATGCGGGGCCGAGCGCAAAGACAGAGGCGATGAAGGCAGCCTCACCCGACGTATCGGTCCAATCGCTGCAGCTCATGCTGAAGCAGGAGCTTCATGAGATCCAGTACTCCCGCGTCGTCATAGATTCGCTCACATCGTTGAAGAAGCTCTCGGAATCCATGGGAGACGCCAATTCGAGCATCATGTCGCTGCTGAGATATCTTTCCGAATCAGGAGTCACGAGCCTCATCATCACGGACCTCCCGGATCCGACGGAGCTGGAGCCGGAGATGTTCATCTGCAGAGGGGAGATCCGGCTCCACAAACGGATGGTGGCGAACAGGATAGACAGATGCGTCACGATCGAGAAGTTCAGGGGGTCGCCGCACGACCCGATGCCCAGACCAATGAGCATATCCGACACCGGGATATCCGTAGATTCAAACAAGAAGATCCCTAAGGCGTCATTGCGGATGCTCCAGGCGTTCACGCAGTACGCCAGATGA